In Arachis stenosperma cultivar V10309 chromosome 1, arast.V10309.gnm1.PFL2, whole genome shotgun sequence, one DNA window encodes the following:
- the LOC130938102 gene encoding protein NRT1/ PTR FAMILY 2.11-like, whose protein sequence is MVETETKSDTSKKPTMENNEKYVTQTQQQHEHDDDDPKINYRGWKAMPFIIGNETFEKLGAIGTLANLLVYLTTVFNLKNITATNMINIFNGSTNFATLIGAFFSDTYFGRYKTLGFCTTTSFLGLLVIQLTAAFKNLHPPKCGNESSTCKGPTAGQMAFLLCGFGLLLIGAAGVRPCNLAFGADQFNPNTESGKKGVNSFFNWYFFTFTFAQMVSLTLIVYVQSNVSWALGLGIPAALMLLSVVVFFLGTKIYVKVQPSGSPITSIVQVLVVAIKKRGLKKLPQKEYPTLSLFNYVPPKTLNSRLPYTHQFRALDKAAIMTPQDKINPDGSAAEPWKLCSMQQVEEVKCLVRVLPIWFSAILYYLVIVQQHTILVFQALQSDRRVGHTNFKIPAASYYVFLMLCMTLWLPIYDRILVPLLRRVTGKEAGITLLQRMGIGIFLAILSMIVSAFVEGHRRSLALSSPIGMQPRKGAISSMSALVLIPQLALAGLSESFTAVGQVEFYYKQFPENMRSIGQSLFYCGMAGSSYLSTLLISIVHKTTAKSATGNWLPEDLNKGRLDYFYFMIAALEVMNLGYFLMCSRWYKYKGNDDSYSNNSSIELNGVTKTSETSIDGV, encoded by the exons atggtggaaacTGAGACTAAGAGTGACACAAGCAAGAAACCAACAATGGAgaataatgagaaatatgtcacacaaacacaacaacaacatgaacatgatgatgatgatccgAAGATTAACTACAGAGGCTGGAAAGCCATGCCCTTCATCATAG GAAATGAAACTTTTGAGAAACTTGGAGCCATTGGAACCTTAGCAAACCTGTTGGTGTATCTAACAACAGTTTTCAACCTGAAGAACATCACAGCTACAAACATGATCAACATCTTCAACGGCAGCACCAACTTTGCAACCTTGATTGGTGCCTTCTTCTCAGATACTTACTTTGGTCGCTACAAAACACTTGGATTCTGCACTACCACCTCCTTCTTG GGCTTGCTTGTGATTCAACTAACAGCAGCATTCAAGAATCTTCATCCACCAAAATGTGGAAATGAGAGCAGCACATGCAAGGGTCCAACAGCGGGTCAAATGGCGTTTCTTCTCTGCGGATTTGGCCTTCTTCTGATTGGTGCAGCCGGTGTTAGGCCATGTAACTTAGCATTTGGAGCAGATCAATTCAATCCAAACACTGAATCAGGAAAAAAAGGTGTCAACAGCTTCTTCAATTGGTACTTCTTCACCTTCACCTTTGCACAAATGGTGTCCCTCACACTAATTGTGTATGTTCAATCAAATGTGAGTTGGGCCCTTGGTCTTGGAATCCCTGCAGCTTTGATGCTTCTTTCAGTTGTGGTCTTCTTCTTGGGTACCAAGATTTATGTGAAGGTTCAACCAAGTGGTAGCCCCATAACTAGTATTGTGCAAGTTTTAGTGGTTGCAATCAAGAAAAGGGGACTCAAAAAACTACCTCAAAAAGAGTATCCAACGCTCTCACTCTTCAATTATGTCCCACCTAAGACTTTGAACTCTAGGCTTCCTTACACTCATCAGTTTAG GGCATTGGACAAAGCTGCAATTATGACCCCACAAGATAAAATAAACCCTGATGGATCTGCGGCTGAACCATGGAAGCTTTGCAGCATGCAGCAAGTGGAAGAAGTGAAATGCTTGGTGAGGGTGTTACCTATTTGGTTCTCAGCGATTTTGTACTATTTAGTTATTGTTCAGCAGCACACTATTCTCGTGTTCCAAGCACTTCAATCAGATAGAAGAGTTGGCCACACAAACTTCAAGATCCCAGCTGCATCTTACTATGTTTTCCTCATGTTGTGTATGACTCTTTGGTTGCCAATCTATGACCGGATATTAGTCCCTTTGCTGCGCCGAGTTACCGGAAAAGAAGCCGGCATCACGCTCCTTCAGAGGATGGGAATCGGCATATTCCTCGCTATACTTAGCATGATTGTGTCTGCTTTTGTTGAAGGACATAGACGAAGCCTAGCTCTAAGCAGTCCTATAGGAATGCAGCCCAGAAAAGGCGCGATTTCATCCATGTCAGCACTTGTTTTGATTCCTCAATTGGCACTAGCAGGGCTATCTGAATCGTTCACTGCTGTTGGACAAGTTGAATTTTACTATAAGCAGTTCCCTGAGAACATGAGAAGCATTGGACAATCACTATTCTATTGTGGCATGGCAGGGTCAAGTTACTTGAGCACTCTGTTGATCTCAATTGTTCACAAAACCACGGCCAAATCGGCCACCGGCAATTGGTTGCCGGAGGATCTTAACAAGGGCAGATTGGACTACTTCTATTTCATGATTGCAGCTCTAGAAGTCATGAATTTGGGATACTTTTTGATGTGTTCAAGATGGTACAAATACAAAGGAAATGATGATAGTTATAGTAATAATAGTAGCATTGAACTTAATGGAGTAACTAAAACTTCTGAAACATCAATTGATGGTGTTTAA
- the LOC130938118 gene encoding protein NRT1/ PTR FAMILY 2.11-like — protein MVETETKSDTSKKPTMENNEKYVTQTQQQHEHDDDDPKINYRGWKAMPFIIGNETFEKLGAIGTLANLLVYLTTVFNLKNITATNMINIFNGSTNFATLIGAFFSDTYFGRYKTLGFCTTTSFLGLLVIQLTAAFKNLHPPKCGNESSTCKGPTAGQMAFLLCGFGLLLIGAAGVRPCNLAFGADQFNPNTESGKKGVNSFFNWYFFTFTFAQMVSLTLIVYVQSNVSWALGLGIPAALMLLSVVVFFLGTKIYVKVQPSGSPITSIVQVLVVAIKKRGLKKLPQKEYPMLSLFNYVPPKSLNSRLPYTHQFRALDKAAIMTPQDKINPDGSAAEPWKLCSMQQVEEVKCLVRVLPIWFSAILYHLVIVQQHTILVFQALQSDRRVGHTNFKIPAASYYVFLMLCMTLWLPIYDRILVPLLRRVTGKEAGITLLQRMGIGIFLAILSMIVSAFVEGHRRSLALSSPIGMQPRKGVISSMSALVLIPQLALAGLSESFTAVGQVEFYYKQFPENMRSIGQSLFYCGMAGSSYLSTLLISIVHKTTAKSATGNWLPEDLNKGRLDYFYFMIAALEVMNLGYFVMCSRWYKYKGNNDSYSNNSSIELNGVTKTSETSINGV, from the exons atggtggaaacTGAGACTAAGAGTGACACAAGCAAGAAACCAACAATGGAgaataatgagaaatatgtcacacaaacacaacaacaacatgaacatgatgatgatgatccgAAGATTAACTACAGAGGCTGGAAAGCCATGCCCTTCATCATAG GAAATGAAACCTTTGAGAAACTTGGAGCCATTGGAACCTTAGCAAACCTGTTGGTATATCTAACAACAGTTTTCAACCTGAAGAACATCACAGCCACAAACATGATCAACATCTTCAACGGCAGCACCAACTTTGCAACCTTGATTGGTGCCTTCTTCTCTGATACTTACTTCGGTCGCTACAAAACACTTGGATTCTGCACTACCACCTCCTTCTTG GGCTTGCTTGTGATTCAACTAACAGCAGCATTCAAGAATCTTCATCCACCAAAATGTGGAAATGAGAGCAGCACATGCAAGGGTCCAACAGCGGGTCAAATGGCGTTTCTTCTCTGCGGATTTGGCCTTCTTCTGATTGGTGCAGCCGGTGTTAGGCCATGTAACTTAGCATTTGGAGCAGATCAATTCAATCCAAACACTGAATCAGGAAAAAAAGGTGTCAACAGCTTCTTCAATTGGTACTTCTTCACCTTCACCTTTGCACAAATGGTGTCCCTCACACTAATTGTGTATGTTCAATCAAATGTGAGTTGGGCCCTTGGTCTTGGAATCCCTGCAGCTTTGATGCTTCTTTCAGTTGTGGTCTTCTTCTTGGGTACCAAGATTTATGTGAAGGTTCAACCAAGTGGTAGCCCCATAACTAGTATTGTGCAAGTTTTAGTGGTTGCAATCAAGAAAAGGGGACTCAAAAAACTACCTCAAAAAGAGTATCCAATGCTTTCACTCTTCAATTATGTCCCACCTAAGTCTTTGAACTCTAGGCTTCCTTACACTCATCAGTTCAG GGCACTGGACAAAGCTGCAATTATGACCCCACAAGATAAAATAAACCCTGATGGATCTGCAGCTGAACCATGGAAGCTTTGCAGCATGCAGCAAGTGGAAGAAGTGAAATGCTTGGTGAGGGTGTTACCTATTTGGTTCTCAGCAATTTTGTACCATTTAGTTATTGTTCAGCAGCACACTATTCTTGTGTTCCAAGCACTTCAATCAGATAGAAGAGTTGGTCACACCAACTTCAAGATCCCAGCTGCATCTTACTATGTTTTCCTCATGTTGTGTATGACTCTCTGGTTGCCAATCTATGACCGGATATTAGTCCCTTTGCTGCGCCGAGTTACCGGAAAAGAAGCCGGCATCACGCTCCTTCAGAGGATGGGAATCGGCATATTCCTCGCTATACTTAGTATGATAGTGTCTGCTTTTGTTGAAGGACATAGAAGAAGCCTAGCCCTAAGCAGTCCTATAGGAATGCAGCCCAGAAAAGGCGTGATTTCATCCATGTCAGCACTTGTTTTGATTCCTCAATTGGCACTAGCAGGGCTATCTGAATCGTTCACTGCTGTTGGACAAGTTGAATTTTACTATAAGCAGTTCCCTGAGAACATGAGAAGCATTGGACAATCACTATTCTATTGTGGCATGGCAGGGTCAAGTTACTTGAGCACTCTGTTGATCTCAATTGTTCACAAAACCACGGCCAAATCGGCCACCGGCAATTGGTTGCCGGAGGATCTTAACAAGGGCAGATTGGACTACTTCTATTTCATGATTGCAGCTCTAGAAGTCATGAATTTGGGGTACTTTGTGATGTGTTCAAGATGGTACAAATACAAAGGAAATAATGATAGTTATAGTAATAATAGTAGCATTGAACTTAATGGAGTAACTAAAACTTCTGAAACATCAATTAATGGTGTTTAA